A genome region from Anaerolineae bacterium includes the following:
- a CDS encoding DNA translocase FtsK — protein sequence MAKRSTAKSKGRNASGRFPLGMRADIAGIVLLAIALLTLFSLLSINRGGLTGAWIHFLRLSFGWGVYVIPFALGGLGLWLIARDFEQDMPLDWEKPAGWGLFFFVFLTAAHLIASIGHEDARLLAEAGQGGGYIGWGASLVLVEALGLIGAWTFILACFFVALILVLDITLAEFWQAVRGLAQEIHQAVRRHMLVPGWPALGRRKAPPITPGPTMVEPPAPPPRAPEPPVERPVSPRVPAVPTAHPVPERFTPAPAEPREPVSAAPPPSGQLWQLPRIEEILDEGVDMELSPAEVRERVRIIEETLASFGVPARVVEVNQGPVVTQFGVEPGFIETKDSKGRIKRSKVKVARISALAKDLALALAASPIRIEAPVPGRPIVGIEVPNQRTSLVSLRSVMESEAFRSIRSPLALALGQDVSGQPVCADLAKMPHLLIAGATGSGKSVCINSLVTCLLCNNTPETLRLLMIDPKRVELVPFNGVPHLLAPVVVDLERVVPTLQWATREMDRRYELFAKAGVRNLEGYNERQRERGEPILPIIVIVIDELADLMMMAPDEVERSVCRIAQMARATGIHLIIATQRPSVDVVTGLIKANFPARISFAVTSQVDSRVILDTAGAEQLLGRGDMLYMAPDSPKLQRLQGCFVSDLEVQRLVRYWKGIRPAGEPAEPAEVIQPPLWADLAQPAPAAKPRDVLFDEAVRVIQEYDRASISLLQRRLRIGYSRAARLIDLLEQEGYVGPEEGASRSRAVLKRPPAS from the coding sequence ATGGCGAAGCGAAGCACCGCGAAATCCAAAGGCAGAAACGCTTCAGGCCGCTTTCCCCTGGGGATGCGGGCAGATATCGCCGGCATTGTCCTGCTGGCGATCGCCCTGCTCACCCTCTTCAGCCTGCTTTCCATTAACCGCGGCGGCCTGACCGGCGCCTGGATCCATTTCCTGCGGTTGAGCTTCGGCTGGGGGGTCTATGTCATCCCCTTCGCCCTGGGCGGGCTGGGGCTGTGGCTCATCGCCCGCGATTTCGAGCAGGATATGCCCCTGGATTGGGAGAAGCCGGCCGGCTGGGGGCTGTTCTTCTTCGTCTTCCTGACGGCCGCCCACCTCATCGCCTCCATCGGGCATGAGGATGCCCGGCTCCTGGCGGAAGCCGGCCAGGGCGGCGGATATATCGGCTGGGGCGCCAGCCTGGTGCTGGTGGAGGCCCTCGGGCTCATCGGCGCGTGGACCTTCATCCTGGCATGCTTCTTCGTGGCGCTCATCCTGGTGCTGGATATCACCCTGGCGGAGTTCTGGCAGGCGGTGCGCGGCCTGGCGCAGGAAATCCATCAGGCGGTGCGCCGGCATATGCTGGTGCCGGGCTGGCCGGCGCTGGGCCGGCGCAAGGCTCCCCCCATCACCCCAGGCCCCACGATGGTAGAGCCGCCGGCGCCGCCGCCCCGGGCTCCGGAGCCGCCCGTAGAGAGACCGGTTTCCCCCAGGGTGCCGGCCGTCCCTACCGCCCACCCGGTGCCGGAGCGCTTCACGCCGGCGCCGGCCGAGCCGAGAGAACCAGTGAGCGCCGCACCGCCACCCAGCGGCCAGCTCTGGCAACTGCCCCGCATTGAGGAAATCCTCGACGAGGGTGTGGACATGGAGCTGAGCCCGGCCGAGGTGCGCGAACGGGTGCGCATCATCGAGGAGACGCTGGCAAGCTTCGGGGTGCCGGCGCGCGTGGTGGAGGTGAACCAGGGGCCGGTGGTCACCCAGTTCGGCGTCGAACCCGGCTTCATCGAGACCAAGGACTCCAAGGGCCGTATTAAGCGCTCCAAGGTGAAGGTGGCGCGCATCAGCGCCCTAGCCAAGGACCTGGCGCTGGCGCTGGCCGCCTCCCCTATCCGCATCGAGGCGCCGGTGCCCGGCCGGCCCATCGTCGGCATCGAGGTCCCCAACCAGCGCACCTCGCTCGTCTCCCTGCGCAGTGTCATGGAGAGCGAGGCCTTCCGCTCCATCCGCTCGCCGCTGGCGCTGGCGCTGGGGCAGGACGTCTCCGGACAGCCGGTCTGCGCCGACCTGGCGAAGATGCCCCATCTGCTCATCGCCGGCGCCACCGGTTCCGGCAAGTCGGTCTGCATCAACTCCCTGGTCACCTGCCTGCTGTGCAATAACACGCCCGAAACCCTGCGCCTGCTGATGATTGACCCGAAGCGGGTGGAGCTGGTGCCCTTTAACGGCGTGCCCCATCTGCTGGCGCCCGTGGTGGTGGACCTGGAGCGGGTGGTGCCCACCCTGCAGTGGGCGACACGAGAGATGGACCGCCGCTATGAGCTGTTCGCCAAGGCCGGCGTGCGCAACCTCGAAGGCTATAACGAGCGCCAGCGGGAGCGCGGCGAGCCGATCCTGCCCATCATCGTCATCGTCATCGACGAGCTGGCCGACCTGATGATGATGGCCCCTGATGAGGTGGAGCGTTCCGTCTGCCGCATCGCCCAGATGGCGCGCGCCACCGGCATTCACCTGATCATCGCCACCCAGCGCCCCAGCGTGGACGTGGTGACGGGATTGATCAAGGCCAATTTCCCGGCCCGCATTTCTTTCGCCGTGACCAGTCAGGTGGACTCGCGGGTCATCCTGGACACCGCCGGCGCCGAGCAACTGCTGGGCCGCGGCGACATGCTCTATATGGCCCCGGATTCCCCCAAGCTTCAGCGCCTGCAGGGGTGCTTCGTCTCCGATCTGGAGGTCCAGCGCCTGGTGCGATACTGGAAGGGCATCCGGCCGGCCGGCGAGCCGGCGGAACCGGCGGAGGTGATCCAGCCGCCCCTTTGGGCAGACCTGGCACAGCCGGCCCCCGCGGCCAAGCCGCGCGATGTGCTCTTCGATGAGGCAGTGCGCGTCATCCAGGAGTATGACCGCGCTTCTATCTCCCTGCTCCAGCGCCGGCTGCGCATCGGCTACTCGCGGGCCGCCCGCCTGATCGACCTGCTGGAGCAGGAGGGCTATGTGGGGCCGGAGGAGGGCGCCAGCCGCTCGCGCGCCGTGCTGAAGCGCCCGCCGGCCTCATAG